The Mucilaginibacter gracilis genomic interval CAGCCAATTGAAGTTTGGAAAGAGAAGCTAAAATTTGACGAGCTAACCGGATCGGCCAATGCATTGAGCAAAGCCTTTAGAGATGCCCGTTTTGATTTTTTTGGCAAAACCCTAAGTGGTACCAAACAACAAAAAGAGCGTTGGAAAAAAATGGTATCAACAGTTGATAATGACCTGGGCGAATTGCTTGGCCAGCTTTATGTAGAAAAATATTTTCCGGCTGATGCCAAAAAGAGAATGCTTGATTTGGTGAATAATCTGCAATCGGTTTACCATTCGCGCATTGAAAAATTAGATTGGATGAGCCCCGATACCAAAAAACGCGCTTTAGCCAAACTGGATGCCTTCACCAAAAAAATTGGCTATCCCGATAAATGGAAAAAGTATGATGATGTAACCATTAACAAGGGTACTTATTACAAAAACGTCCAATCTATCGAGAAGCATAACTACAAAGAGATGGTTGGCAAAATGGGTAAACCTGTTGATAAAACAGAGTGGGGGATGACACCGCCAACCGTTAACGCTTATTACAACCCAGCCTTTAACGAGATTGTTTTCCCGGCAGGTATATTGCAGTTCCCTTTCTTTGATAAGGATGCCGATGATGCTGTTAATTACGGTGCCATAGGTGCGGTTATTGGTCACGAAATGACACATGGTTTTGACGATCAAGGCAGGCAGTATGATAAAGACGGTAACCTGAAGGATTGGTGGACACCAGAAGATGCAGCTAAGTTTAAAACCAAAGTGCAATTGGTTATTGACCAATACGACAAATATACTTTGTTAAACAACCTGCATGTAAACGGCTCGCTTACACAAGGCGAAAACCTTGCCGATATTGGTGGTTTAGCCATTGCATACCAGGCGTTTAAAAATACCGAGCAAGGTAAAAGCGATAAAAAGATTGATGGTTTAACACCCGATCAGCGTTTCTTTTTATCATTTGGCCAGGTTTGGCGCATTAAAAACCGCGATGAGACTATGAGAATGCGTATCAACACCGACCCGCACTCTCCGGAAATGTTCCGTGTAAATGGCCCGCTATCTAACATGCCGGAGTTTTATAAAGCCTTTAACATTAAACCAGGCAGCAAACTTTACCGCGAAGAGAAAGACCGCGTTAAGGTTTGGTAAAAATGATTTGAATACTAATGTAGTGAACAAGAAAGCCCCGATCTGTGGATCAGGGCTTTCTTGTTTTATTGGTAATTGGTAACCTATTTGTTTTTTTGCGCAAAGGCAAAATATGTTACTTGTATAACGGCTTATTGTGTATTGCCACCAATAGTAACACCTGTGGTTTGGTAACCTACTCTGCCGCTCATATCACTGCCTTCGAGTATAATGGTGTAGTGTGTTGGTTTATCGGCAGCATAAAAGCCGATGGTTGAAGTGCCATTTTTAGTGGTAATGACGTTTGGTTCCCAGTGAATGGTAGAACGCAAATCGGAATAGGTGCGCGGGGCATCTTTTACGGGATAACGTGGTTTGTAAAATTGCTTGTATTCGGCAATAGGGAGCGGCTTGTAAATGTATATACCTGTTGCCCTTTGAATAAACGGACCGTTACCGGCACGGGTTGTTATTTCAAGGTAAGCAATATCCGAGCCTACAGGGCCAGTAGGAGTGGCTGCCAATAAATCGTCAACGTTATCGATGTTGCGCACGTTGTATAAGGCATTGTTGGTGTAATTTACCTCTATACCCAATATGTCTTCGGCCGATATATAGTCCAGGTATTGTTTCTGGTATTCGTAATGCTCGTTTGGCTGGCCGCCAACGGGCTCGTAAAACTTATCCAGATCAATTCCGTCGAATACAAAATGCACGCGTTTATCTTTAAGAAAATACTCGAGGTTAGGTGAGCTCGACCGTGATGCGCCGCTTGCGCCGAAACTACTTCGGGCACTGGTACTTGCCGAGCTATCTTTATGAAAACCGGTGCGGAAGCCTTTTACCTTACTGGTAATTACATCAAGCAAGCTTACCCGGCCGGCATTAACCAATACGTCTTCGGTGATGGTTTGATCGGCACTGCCCGGCCCGTTTAAGTTTTGCGAACCCTTAATATACGCCCGATCTTTAATATTTACCGCCCTAAGCAATTTACCCGAGGTGCCAAGTACTGCTCTATCTAAAGTTGCATGGTAGCTTTTGTTTGATTTTACGTAGTTTAACAACGTGGTATCGGTATTTACATTCCATGGATCTAATAGGATAGGGCTCCCCGAATTTACCGGGCTTTGGTTTTTTTCGTCAACCGAGATACCTCCGTTAACTACTTTACCCCGCGCATTTCGCGCTGTAATGATAAAGGTTGATTTATCAATTGGCGGGAAGTTTTTAAATGTAAAGCGCCCTTCTTTATTGGTGGTGGTATCTTTAACAAAGTTTTGTTTGCCCTTGCTTAGTAACAATACGCTCGAATTGCTTATTGGTTTGTTAAATAAATTGGTAACTGTACCTTTAACCATAAACTCGTATTCGGCATCATAGTCGCGCTTTATAGGCTGGTTTATTTTTCGCAGATCGTAGCCTACCCAGCCCTGGGTTAGCAGTAAGGCATCCAGTGCTTTCCAGGCCTCATCGGTATGTTGAAAGTAGTAAGTAGGATCTTCAACATAACCTTTAAGATCCGAAGAGAGCAGTAAGTGCGACATAATATTGTCTGAAGCTGCAGTTTCGGCCTTAACCTGGTTATCATCGGTTACAGCCATCGAAAAACTGCCTATAACGGGTTTGCCTTCGGCATCTTTAACGGTGATGTGTACAGGTATGCTATCTCTTGATGCAAAGGTTTGGGCATCGGTTTTAATATCAATTTTTAAGTTGTCGTTATGGTTAATAAACGTTACCCTTTCGTTTATAGGTTGCTCGGCGGCGTTTAATAAAATAAAGTGTGCCACCCCGGTAGGGAAAAGACTTTTGGGTATGTGGGTGGTAAAGTAATTGTTATTGAACGATAACGATGCGCCGTAGCAAACTACGCCACGTGCAATACCAATAAGATAGTATTTAGATTGCACATTTTGCTCGGCAGTGTTGTAAAGTGATACCGTAAGGGTGTCTTTATCCAACCCGTTGCGTACCCTTAAAATGCTGCCCGTTTTTAAAATAGCAGGCAAGGGTACTGTTTTTTTTGCACCGCCGGGTATAGTTATTTCGGCAGTGTAGGACGAGTTAGGTTGCGGGGTAATATCAAAAGTGCCAATACCGTTCCGCACTGTGTTAATGATGGCTACTTCGTTATGGTTGTTATCATATACTGTACCTTTTATAGCAATGCCTTTGCCGTCTTCGCCGGTGGCTTTAAAGCCCACATGGGAGGGTATGCTGGCTACAAGCGATCCGCTTTCGGGCATAAATTGTAAATCAACATCCTGAGATCGGTTTACGCCTATTGGTATTAAAGCGGTGCGGGTTTTATCTTCTTTATCCTGAGCTATAACATTAAGGTTTTTGAGATTGGTTTGTGGCGGTAGCGTAAAATCAACCTTCATGGTGCCGTCGGCAGCGGTTTGAGCCGTACTTCGCAAAAGTACTTTTTTGCCGTTAACTACTTTTAACTGCATATCGCGCAGGCCCGGATTTTTATTATCCAGGCTCGAAAATTTTAGCGCAAGTTTAACATTGTCTTTACCGGCATCGTTAGTTAACGATGGGCTTACATTAACCAGCCATGTATTTTCGCCTTTGTTGTTTACATAAAAGCTCTTCTTAAAAAAATAATCGTCGCCAAAATTACGCATCCAGTTGGTGTATGCGCGTATGGTATATGTGCCTTCGTGTATGTAACTGGCATCAAGCGGTATAGCGCCCCAGGTTAGGCCAACGCCTACCGGAAAAACGTATCGCTTCATAACGGCATTGCTGTCATTAAGCAATTCGATGTAAAGGCGGCTGCTTAAAGGCGAATACGTTATTGCGGGGCTCATTAAATAGCCTTTAAACCATACCGTATCGTCTGTTGAGTAGTACGGTTTATCTAACTGTAAAAAAACCTTTTCGGTAGGCATTGCATTATTATATGCGGTTATTTTTTGCACGAGGGCATTAATGGCTGCAGGGGCGGGTGCCTGTGCCCAGGCCAATGCAGTGGCTAAGTTAAGCAGAACGATTAGCTTAATAACGGTTAATTTGATTCGCATTTGATGTGTTTGAGTAGGTAGTAATTGGATAGACTAATTTAATAATCAATGGTTTATTTTGGCTTGTAATATTAAAGATTTTTATATTATTTGCCTTATTATTTACATTAAAAATGCATTAACTATTTTAATGGCAATGGTTTAAAGCGGCCCTTTTGGGGATTGGCCGTTAATGTTTTGGGTGTTACGCGTATGGTGCAATGCTTATTTTAAGCATTGCACCCCATAAAGTATAAGTATAACGGCAGACCGTTTATTTGGCGGGTTCTACCCGGAACCAATCAAAATCGGCATAGCCCGAATCGTTGATTTGTATGTTGCGTGTGCAAAAAATGCCAACCTTGGCGCCTATCCATTTGCCAACTTCGGCTGTAAACTCGTTGCCGGCCGGGGTAAAATTAAGTCCGTTAGGGCTGTAGCTAAAACGGCATTTAAAGCCGGTGGTTACCGTTACCCTAAAATAAATAGTTGGGCTTTCAACCTTCATCAGCGTTTCTTCTTTTTCGGCGTTACCTTTTTCGGCATCTTTACAGTTAAGGGTAACCAAATAAATACCATCTTTTTTACTTTTTAGGGCCAGGCCGGCATAGCTTAAACCCATTACCGTTAAACCGGCGCGCTCGTTCTCTAATTTTGGATTAGGTTTAAAGGTAAATTTGGTAGTAGCCATAAACTCCTCTGCGGGTGGTTTTTGCAGCAATATGTTTGGTGCGCCCCAAAGGTTTTTAACGGTATCGGCAGGCATGTAACTAAATAGCCTTAAATAGCCCATATTGGTTGTTGTAAACCAGGTTGATTTTGGGTTTGCCATCCACTGCCACTGCATACCAAGTTGTATATCGTTAAACTCGTCTGTTTCTACCGGGGTTTCTATGGGGTATACTTTGCCTAGGTTAGGTTTTTTGTAGGTAAGTACAGGTTCGCCCTTGCCGGTGCTGTTTGGGTCGGCACCAATAACGGGCCAGTTGTTAACCCATTTCATGGGTTGTAAGTGCGTAACGCGGCCATAAGGCCCTTTATCCTGAAAATGTAAAAACCAATCTTCGCCCGTTTGGGTATCAACCCAGGCACCCTGGTGGGGGCCGTTTATTGTTGTTTTGCCCTGGTCCATAACAACTTTGCGCTGGTAAGGGCCGTAGATGTTTTTAGACCGAAGTACTAATTGATAGCCCGTGGAAACACCGCCTGCCGGAGCAAATATGTAGTAGTAACCGTTACGTTTGTAAATTTTAGGCCCTTCAACGGTTGGGTCGTTATCGTGCCCGTCATAAACCATTACGCCTTCGTCAATTACCTGGGTGCCTTCGGCATTGAGCTTGTTGATGCTTATAATGCTTTTAATACCGGCGCGGCTACCTGCCCAGCCGTGTACCAGGTAAACAGAACCATCGGCATCCCATAACGGGCAGGGGTCAATTAAACCCAAGCCTGCATAAACCATAACGGGGTTGCTCCATGGCCCTGCCGGGTTTTTAGCTTTAATTAAGTATATACCATAATCCGGATCGGGGTAGTAAATATAAAACTCGCCGTTGTGGTAACGGATAGCCGGTGCCCAAACGCCGTTGCCATGCTGTGGTTTAGCAAAATGCTCAAACGGTGGCTGGCGAAACAATGCGTGACCAATAATTGTCCAGTTAACCAAATCGTTGGAGTGGAGTATGGGCAAACCTGGCATATCCTCAAAGCTTGATGAAACGAGGTAAAAATCATTTCCT includes:
- a CDS encoding glycoside hydrolase family 43 protein — encoded protein: MKSSLAVALTLITVAAWAQKKPVTTLAAPKNVSKVWVADQGNGTYKNPILNADYSDPDAIRVGNDFYLVSSSFEDMPGLPILHSNDLVNWTIIGHALFRQPPFEHFAKPQHGNGVWAPAIRYHNGEFYIYYPDPDYGIYLIKAKNPAGPWSNPVMVYAGLGLIDPCPLWDADGSVYLVHGWAGSRAGIKSIISINKLNAEGTQVIDEGVMVYDGHDNDPTVEGPKIYKRNGYYYIFAPAGGVSTGYQLVLRSKNIYGPYQRKVVMDQGKTTINGPHQGAWVDTQTGEDWFLHFQDKGPYGRVTHLQPMKWVNNWPVIGADPNSTGKGEPVLTYKKPNLGKVYPIETPVETDEFNDIQLGMQWQWMANPKSTWFTTTNMGYLRLFSYMPADTVKNLWGAPNILLQKPPAEEFMATTKFTFKPNPKLENERAGLTVMGLSYAGLALKSKKDGIYLVTLNCKDAEKGNAEKEETLMKVESPTIYFRVTVTTGFKCRFSYSPNGLNFTPAGNEFTAEVGKWIGAKVGIFCTRNIQINDSGYADFDWFRVEPAK
- a CDS encoding carboxypeptidase-like regulatory domain-containing protein, which codes for MRIKLTVIKLIVLLNLATALAWAQAPAPAAINALVQKITAYNNAMPTEKVFLQLDKPYYSTDDTVWFKGYLMSPAITYSPLSSRLYIELLNDSNAVMKRYVFPVGVGLTWGAIPLDASYIHEGTYTIRAYTNWMRNFGDDYFFKKSFYVNNKGENTWLVNVSPSLTNDAGKDNVKLALKFSSLDNKNPGLRDMQLKVVNGKKVLLRSTAQTAADGTMKVDFTLPPQTNLKNLNVIAQDKEDKTRTALIPIGVNRSQDVDLQFMPESGSLVASIPSHVGFKATGEDGKGIAIKGTVYDNNHNEVAIINTVRNGIGTFDITPQPNSSYTAEITIPGGAKKTVPLPAILKTGSILRVRNGLDKDTLTVSLYNTAEQNVQSKYYLIGIARGVVCYGASLSFNNNYFTTHIPKSLFPTGVAHFILLNAAEQPINERVTFINHNDNLKIDIKTDAQTFASRDSIPVHITVKDAEGKPVIGSFSMAVTDDNQVKAETAASDNIMSHLLLSSDLKGYVEDPTYYFQHTDEAWKALDALLLTQGWVGYDLRKINQPIKRDYDAEYEFMVKGTVTNLFNKPISNSSVLLLSKGKQNFVKDTTTNKEGRFTFKNFPPIDKSTFIITARNARGKVVNGGISVDEKNQSPVNSGSPILLDPWNVNTDTTLLNYVKSNKSYHATLDRAVLGTSGKLLRAVNIKDRAYIKGSQNLNGPGSADQTITEDVLVNAGRVSLLDVITSKVKGFRTGFHKDSSASTSARSSFGASGASRSSSPNLEYFLKDKRVHFVFDGIDLDKFYEPVGGQPNEHYEYQKQYLDYISAEDILGIEVNYTNNALYNVRNIDNVDDLLAATPTGPVGSDIAYLEITTRAGNGPFIQRATGIYIYKPLPIAEYKQFYKPRYPVKDAPRTYSDLRSTIHWEPNVITTKNGTSTIGFYAADKPTHYTIILEGSDMSGRVGYQTTGVTIGGNTQ
- a CDS encoding M13 family metallopeptidase, producing the protein MKLKPYVWLAIPAVVAASCTNKSKTESDVPVRTVFFDKSGMDTTVNPGDNFFLYASGAWMKKTEIPPSETGWGSFYTLYDDNQKNLRKILDGLAASTNTEGTPEQKVGDLYASGMDTVAIEKLGYEPLKPVLAKIDAVKDYKQLIDYLADGYKDGEGALLGFSVGPDDKISTKYAVNFSQDGLNLPNRDYYFKTDSVSLNIIAQYKKYIAKLFTLTGVNAATATKQADDIFKLETAIAQSHSTPVELRDPVKNYNKFTVADFQKQVPDIDLKSVLSKLMVKTDTVLVGQPKYFQALDALLKSQPIEVWKEKLKFDELTGSANALSKAFRDARFDFFGKTLSGTKQQKERWKKMVSTVDNDLGELLGQLYVEKYFPADAKKRMLDLVNNLQSVYHSRIEKLDWMSPDTKKRALAKLDAFTKKIGYPDKWKKYDDVTINKGTYYKNVQSIEKHNYKEMVGKMGKPVDKTEWGMTPPTVNAYYNPAFNEIVFPAGILQFPFFDKDADDAVNYGAIGAVIGHEMTHGFDDQGRQYDKDGNLKDWWTPEDAAKFKTKVQLVIDQYDKYTLLNNLHVNGSLTQGENLADIGGLAIAYQAFKNTEQGKSDKKIDGLTPDQRFFLSFGQVWRIKNRDETMRMRINTDPHSPEMFRVNGPLSNMPEFYKAFNIKPGSKLYREEKDRVKVW